In the genome of Alphaproteobacteria bacterium, the window CGGCCACACCAAGCATCCGACTGTACATCGAGGCCGAAATAATCAGGAACAGAATGGTCGCGGTGATGTAACCGGTCTCGACCAGCACTTCCCACAGATCGCGCCAGCTTATGGCCCGCTTCAGCACCGCGATTATCAGCGCCGCGAGTGACCCGGCGGCACCCGCCTCGGTCGGTGTGAATACACCACCGTAGATGCCACCCAGGACGACCAACACAAGAATAATGACCGGGATGATCTTTCGAACCAGATCCATCCAGGTCTGATTGGCCCAGTCTTCCGCGGCGACATCCGCCGCCTCCTGGCCGCCGACAAAGCGCGGCACGAGATACGCCATGACCAGGATCAGGACACCGAACGCGATCGCCAGCAGGATGCCCGGAATGATGCCGGCGATAAACATGCGCCCGACCGACTGTTCGGTGACGATGGCGTAGATAATCAGCATCGCAGAGGGCGGGATCAGCATGCCCAGAACGGACGACCCCGCCACGACACCAACAGTAAAACGCGTCCGATAGCCAAACCGCCGCATCTCCGGCACCGCGACGCGGGTAAACACGGAAGCCGATGCAATGGACGAACCCGTAATCGAGGCGAAAATCGCGTTCGCGGCAACGGTTGCGATGCCGAGGCCACCGCGGACCCTGTAAAAGGCAAAGTTGGCGACCTCGTATACGTCCTTGCCGAGCCCCGCCTTGCTCACGATCAACCCCATCAGCGCAAACAGCGGCACGGACGCAAAGACCAGTTCCGAAATCGTTCCGTCGATCGATTCCGAGAGCAGCGCAACAGCGATATTCGGATTGTCGCGGATTACCCAGACGCCCAGAAACGACACCAGGCCCAACGCGACCGGGATGTAGAGTCCCAGATAGATCAGGGCAACAATCAGCCCGACCGAAATAATACCGACCTCAATACCACCCATATCCGGGTTTTCCCTTCCGGTGCGGCGCGGCTAGCGCGTGCCGCGCACGAGCGGCACGATGTGACGCACGGCAAACTTCAGAAACTGCAGCAACGTCACGGTGCAACCAAGCACGATGACGGCCTTGATCGGCCATTCGATAACCGTGAACAGCCCCTCTTCACCGACGAAATAGTTCAGCTGGTAGGCATCAATCAGTTCCGGGATCGCGCCATAGAGCACGATGGCCAGGAACAGGACGCCCAGGAGATCAAATACGGCCCCCAGCACATGTCCGAACTTCGGCACCTTGCGCTGCATCAGGCCATAAAAACCGTCGGAACGCGTCAGACGTCCATGGCGCGTCGCGTCACCAATCTGCATGAAGACGATACCGACAATCGACATTTCCACCAGTTCGTTCACGCCATGGATCGGATGGTTGAACAAAGTCCGGCTGAAGGCGTCGGTGTCGATCATCACCATGAGCACGAATATCCAAAGCGACCCGACCGTGTTCATCACGGTCAGGACGCGATCGAGAATATCTTTAGGGGCGCCACCTACCGGCGGCGCCCCTTCAGCTAGATCCGACATACTCGAACCCTTTTGGTCTGCGGCTTAGGAGCCGAGTTCCTTGTCCCACTGACGCAGGATCGGCTGCTTGGCCGCCCGCATCGTATCCATGTAGGACTTCATGACCGCGGTCCCCGGATTGCCTTCCTTGTTGCGCGCGGCAACCCAGTCAGCAGCGACATTGGGCATATCGTCCGCCCACTTCTGACGCTGATCCTGGCTCAGGACGGTGGTCGTGCCGCCGTTGGCCGTGAATGCCTTGTAGCTCGCAGCAGCGACCTCCAGGGCATCGGCACCCATCTTGTCACGGTAGCCGTGTGCGGCTTCCTGCATCGCGACCCGCACTTCTTCCGGATAGCTCTTCCAGGAATCCGCATTGACACTGATGACCTTGGAGTTGGCCGTGCCGAGATCCGCCTTCAACATATAGGGTGCCACTTCGTAGATCTTGCGACCGACAACCGCTTCCGGCCACAGCATGAACCCGTCGAGCACGCCGGTGCCGACCTTGTTGTGATAGGTCACGAGACTGCCCGCAACACCGACGGCACCGAAGC includes:
- a CDS encoding TRAP transporter large permease translates to MGGIEVGIISVGLIVALIYLGLYIPVALGLVSFLGVWVIRDNPNIAVALLSESIDGTISELVFASVPLFALMGLIVSKAGLGKDVYEVANFAFYRVRGGLGIATVAANAIFASITGSSIASASVFTRVAVPEMRRFGYRTRFTVGVVAGSSVLGMLIPPSAMLIIYAIVTEQSVGRMFIAGIIPGILLAIAFGVLILVMAYLVPRFVGGQEAADVAAEDWANQTWMDLVRKIIPVIILVLVVLGGIYGGVFTPTEAGAAGSLAALIIAVLKRAISWRDLWEVLVETGYITATILFLIISASMYSRMLGVAALPTVFGEWLNDFDLSLGQLMFIYVLLMVLLGTIIETASIILIVVPLFLVVLESFNVDLVWFGIVTVVGAEIGLLTPPLGISCFVIKSAINDPTVSLSDIFAGAFPFAVTMFLVLLVLIAYPQLSLFLLEIGYAT
- a CDS encoding TRAP transporter small permease translates to MSDLAEGAPPVGGAPKDILDRVLTVMNTVGSLWIFVLMVMIDTDAFSRTLFNHPIHGVNELVEMSIVGIVFMQIGDATRHGRLTRSDGFYGLMQRKVPKFGHVLGAVFDLLGVLFLAIVLYGAIPELIDAYQLNYFVGEEGLFTVIEWPIKAVIVLGCTVTLLQFLKFAVRHIVPLVRGTR